From the genome of Populus trichocarpa isolate Nisqually-1 chromosome 15, P.trichocarpa_v4.1, whole genome shotgun sequence, one region includes:
- the LOC7464486 gene encoding probable ribonuclease P/MRP protein subunit POP5: MVGFKNRYMVMEVFLDPNRDLGVDDPIIITQYNVSKAIKDSILVNFRECGLASSPGSFQVKYVNPITKLYIIRTSREEYQKVWSAITMVRRVGNCPVLFNLLDLSGSIKACKVAALKCDEMKFEHYKLAAGAPLSPDVNQHMQNCLEKINILEH; this comes from the exons ATGGTGGGATTTAAGAATAGGTACATGGTAATGGAAGttttcttggatccaaatcgaGATCTTGGAGTAGATGATCCTATTATAATAACACAATATAATGTTTCAAAAGCGATTAAAGACAGTATTCTTGTAAACTTTAGGGAGTGTGGTTTGGCTTCATCCCCTGGATCGTTCCAAG TCAAGTATGTGAATCCGATTACCAAGCTATATATCATCAGAACCTCACGAGAGGAGTACCAAAAGGTCTGGTCTGCAATTACCATGGTTAGGCGCGTTGGTAACTGCCCAGTTCTATTCAACCTGCTAGATCTAAGTG GAAGTATCAAGGCCTGTAAAGTTGCTGCCTTGAAGTGTGATGAAATGAAATTTGAGCACTACAAACTTGCAGCTGGAGCACCTCTCTCTCCTGATGTTAATCAGCACATGCAAAACTGTCTTGAAAAGATCAACATTTTGGAGCACTGA